In one Perca fluviatilis chromosome 7, GENO_Pfluv_1.0, whole genome shotgun sequence genomic region, the following are encoded:
- the LOC120561555 gene encoding nuclear receptor coactivator 7 isoform X2 — protein sequence MGVAYSVGEVDHLYTFFVQWSPEIYTKGNKKHYQPCIIIREKCQKSYLVVNKYKVAVINKCLSKPVNPTAKNWEIITMKDSKRRQSLSSSVDSEAEEPEYQEEAEGALPVLCDRSHLLDDQHLEKLAAHMPARTQGYPWQLVYSTSIHGSSLKTIYRNTTSLDSPVLLVIKDMHNKVFGAFSSDPFKVSKYCYGTGETFLFSFNSDFQVYRWSGENSYFVSGNLESLQIGGGGGGFGLWLDADLYHGSSFSCPTFRNASLSTQEDFIIKDLEVWTVGT from the exons ATGGGAGTTGCCTACAGCGTTGGAGA GGTTGACCACCTCTACACCTTCTTTGTACAGTGGTCCCCAGAAATCTACACTAAGGGCAACAAGAAGCACTACCAGCCCTGTATCATCATCAGAGAGAAATGTCAGAAGTCGTATCTGGTAGTGAATAAGTACAAGGTGGCTGTGATCAACAAGTGCCTCAGTAAACCTGTCAACCCCACAGCTAAAAACTGGGAG ATCATCACAATGAAGGACTCCAAGCGGCGCCAGAGTCTGAGTAGCTCGGTGGACTCTGAGGCAGAGGAGCCCGAGTACCAGGAGGAAGCTGAAGGTGCCCTCCCTGTCCTCTGTGACCGCAGCCACCTGCTGGATGACCAACACCTGGAGAAA CTTGCTGCTCACATGCCAGCAAGGACCCAGGGCTATCCTTGGCAACTGGTCTACAGCACATCCATCCATGGGAGCAGTCTGAAGACTATCTACAGGAACACGACAAGCCTGGACAGCCCTGTGCTGCTGGTCATCAAAGACATGCATAATAAG GTGTTTGGGGCGTTTTCTTCTGATCCATTCAAAGTCAGTAAATACTGCTATGGCACAGGGGAAACCTTTCTGTTCAGCTTCAACTCTGACTTCCAG GTATACAGGTGGAGCGGCGAGAACTCCTACTTTGTGAGCGGCAACTTGGAATCTCTGCAGATTGGTGGAGGGGG GGGCGGATTTGGCCTGTGGCTGGACGCTGATCTGTACCATGGTTCAAGCTTCTCCTGTCCCACATTCCGCAATGCGTCGCTCTCCACACAGGAAGACTTCATTATAAAAGACCTCGAAGTCTGGACTGTGGGAACTTAA
- the si:dkey-29b11.3 gene encoding actin-binding Rho-activating protein-like translates to MGRDSQITTIMETEEDVPHPAQFSDDTAACSVSIKGLKENWQKWSDEHREHQKHNPFSHDTRPCVVVPQRGQDHYGRPPQGSMTEQRGKDAHTHISREVEELCEVIRNIGKPRDKDGDGSGSEGRVITVEFGKLFEHYVTISNKLVGILLRARKQRLVDFEGEMLWQGKDDHAVVTLLQ, encoded by the coding sequence ATGGGGCGGGACAGCCAGATCACCACCATCATGGAAACAGAAGAGGACGTCCCACATCCTGCTCAGTTTAGCGATGACACTGCTGCGTGCTCCGTTTCTATAAAAGGCTTAAAGGAGAACTGGCAGAAGTGGTCTGACGAGCACCGGGAGCACCAGAAGCACAACCCCTTCAGTCACGACACTAGGCCGTGTGTGGTGGTCCCTCAGAGGGGGCAGGACCACTATGGGAGACCCCCGCAAGGGTCCATGACGGAGCAGCGGGGGAAggatgctcacacacacatcagcagagAGGTTGAGGAGCTGTGTGAAGTGATAAGGAACATTGGAAAGCCAAGAGACAAAGATGGGGATGGAAGTGGCAGCGAAGGCAGAGTTATCACTGTGGAATTTGGGAAACTGTTTGAGCATTATGTGACGATCTCTAATAAACTGGTGGGGATTCTTCTAAGGGCGAGGAAGCAGAGGCTGGTTGACTTTGAAGGGGAGATGCTGTGGCAGGGGAAGGATGACCATGCAGTTGTCACTCTGTTGCAGTGA
- the hint3 gene encoding histidine triad nucleotide-binding protein 3 has translation MAGVKATQPDQVSKTSSVPAEGYEKKCIFCKIVNNEMGTELLHCDEEISCFRDIKPGAPHHYLVVPTKHVGNCKTLSKEHVPLVKRMVETGKEILQKNSVTDLSDVRFGFHWPPFCSVTHLHLHVLAPASQIGFMSRLFYRLNSYWFITADQLIELLNSKGETN, from the exons ATGGCAGGAGTCAAGGCTACACAACCTGATCAGGTTTCCAAAACCAGCAGCGTGCCAGCTGAAGGATatgaaaagaaatgtattttctgCAAGATCGTAAACAATGAAATGGGCACGGAGCTTCTTCACTGT GATGAGGAGATCTCATGTTTTAGAGACATTAAACCTGGAGCTCCCCACCATTACCTGGTCGTCCCAACCAAACATGTAGGGAATTGTAAAACACTCAGCAAGGAGCATGTGCCTTTGG TGAAGCGGATGGTCGAGACAGGGAAGGAGATCCTCCAGAAAAACAGCGTAACAGACCTCAGCGATGTCAG GTTCGGTTTCCACTGGCCCCCATTCTGTTCTGTCACACACCTACACCTTCATGTCCTGGCACCTGCCAGTCAAATTGGCTTCATGTCCCGCCTCTTCTACAGGCTCAACTCTTATTGGTTTATTACG GCAGACCAGCTGATTGAGCTTCTCAACTCTAAAGGAGAGACCAACTAA
- the LOC120561555 gene encoding nuclear receptor coactivator 7 isoform X3 — protein sequence MKLQSDNFKVFYFASDCMEPYVEIITMKDSKRRQSLSSSVDSEAEEPEYQEEAEGALPVLCDRSHLLDDQHLEKLAAHMPARTQGYPWQLVYSTSIHGSSLKTIYRNTTSLDSPVLLVIKDMHNKVFGAFSSDPFKVSKYCYGTGETFLFSFNSDFQVYRWSGENSYFVSGNLESLQIGGGGGGFGLWLDADLYHGSSFSCPTFRNASLSTQEDFIIKDLEVWTVGT from the exons ATGAAGCTGCAGTCAGACAATTTCaaggtgttttattttgccaGTGACTGTATGGAGCCATATGTTGAG ATCATCACAATGAAGGACTCCAAGCGGCGCCAGAGTCTGAGTAGCTCGGTGGACTCTGAGGCAGAGGAGCCCGAGTACCAGGAGGAAGCTGAAGGTGCCCTCCCTGTCCTCTGTGACCGCAGCCACCTGCTGGATGACCAACACCTGGAGAAA CTTGCTGCTCACATGCCAGCAAGGACCCAGGGCTATCCTTGGCAACTGGTCTACAGCACATCCATCCATGGGAGCAGTCTGAAGACTATCTACAGGAACACGACAAGCCTGGACAGCCCTGTGCTGCTGGTCATCAAAGACATGCATAATAAG GTGTTTGGGGCGTTTTCTTCTGATCCATTCAAAGTCAGTAAATACTGCTATGGCACAGGGGAAACCTTTCTGTTCAGCTTCAACTCTGACTTCCAG GTATACAGGTGGAGCGGCGAGAACTCCTACTTTGTGAGCGGCAACTTGGAATCTCTGCAGATTGGTGGAGGGGG GGGCGGATTTGGCCTGTGGCTGGACGCTGATCTGTACCATGGTTCAAGCTTCTCCTGTCCCACATTCCGCAATGCGTCGCTCTCCACACAGGAAGACTTCATTATAAAAGACCTCGAAGTCTGGACTGTGGGAACTTAA
- the trmt11 gene encoding tRNA (guanine(10)-N2)-methyltransferase homolog isoform X1, whose product MATSNSRSCLQYLLHLAQDNLDFRLPEIKALLALRGKSFQPSGNFKEKSPFWCLDGLSEEDVCSVMSRSVCAKSAFELWGHGKTHSELRTSLLNYPSENMSPFMQKDSTYRINVYTFNKTLEFADRIKRIDAMEFLPFEGAVSLKSPQHCFCLLEDYGTDPNDIPEHPNYIYFGRWIADGQRELIRSHSVKNRHFIGNTSMDAGLSFIMANHAKVNENDLVFDPFVGTGSLLVACSHFRAYVCGMDIDYNTIHGRGRSSRKDQKWRGPDENIRANLRQYGTEEMYVDVMVSDASKPVWRKAALFDAIITDPPYGIRESTRRTGSHKDVPRPPDVLYAESHVPVSQAYHLSDIFTDLLNFSAHHLVLGGRLVYWLPVYRPEYCEEVVPLHPCLRLISNCEQTLSSHTSRRLITMEKIKNPEELDSLAHLADPRFSPYQGHNAFREKYFSGQNKRCGKEDSKTVVNGE is encoded by the exons ATGGCGACCTCCAATAGTCGATCATGCCTCCAGTATCTGCTACACCTTGCCCAAGATAATTTGGACTTCAGGTTGCCG GAGATTAAGGCCTTGCTGGCTCTTAGAGGAAAATCATTCCAGCCGAGTGGAAACTTCAAAGAAAAG TCTCCTTTCTGGTGCCTGGATGGTTTGTCTGAGGAGGATGTCTGCAGTGTCATGTCCAGATCCGTTTGTGCAAA GTCTGCTTTTGAACTTTGGGGCCACggaaaaacacacagtgaaCTTAGAACATCCCTCTTGAACTACCCATCGGAGAACATG TCACCATTCATGCAAAAAGACTCCACTTACAGAATCAATGTCTATACTTTCAACAAGACTCTGGAGTTTGCAGACAGAATCAAAAGGATTGAt GCTATGGAGTTTCTTCCGTTTGAAGGAGCTGTGAGCCTGAAGAGCCCTCAGCACTGCTTCTGTTTGTTGGAAGATTACGGCACAGACCCCAACGACATCCCTGAGCATCCAAACTACATCTATTTTGGCCGATGG ATAGCGGATGGACAGCGTGAACTGATCCGCTCCCACAGTGTGAAGAACAGACACTTCATAGGGAACACCAGTATGGATGCTGGCCTCTCATTCATTATGGCCAACCACGCTAAAGTCAATGAGAACGATCTCGTCTTTGACCCGTTTGTTGGCACAG GGAGCCTGTTGGTAGCATGTTCTCATTTTAGAGCCTACGTCTGTGGAATGGATATTGATTACAACACCATTCATGGCAGAG GCCGGTCAAGCCGCAAAGACCAGAAGTGGCGAGGGCCTGATGAGAACATCAGAGCCAACCTGCGGCAGTATGGAACAGAGGAGATGTATGTAGATGTAATGGTGTCTGATGCATCCAAGCCTGTGTGGAGGAAGGCTGCTCTGTTTGATGCCATCATTACTGATC CTCCGTACGGTATCCGTGAGTCCACACGGAGAACGGGCTCCCACAAAGACGTTCCTAGACCCCCTGATGTCCT CTATGCCGAGTCTCACGTTCCCGTCTCACAGGCGTACCACCTGAGCGACATCTTCACAGATCTGTTAAACTTCTCTGCCCACCACCTGGTCTTGGGCGGGAGGCTCGTCTATTGGCTGCCTGTCTACAGACCAGA GTACTGTGAGGAGGTGGTACCTCTCCACCCGTGTCTCCGGCTCATCAGTAATTGTGAGCAGACACTCTCCAGCCACACCTCGCGGCGCCTGATCACCATGGAGAAGATCAAGAACCCTGAG
- the LOC120561555 gene encoding nuclear receptor coactivator 7 isoform X1: MRGPEHGDVIWSLITRVDHLYTFFVQWSPEIYTKGNKKHYQPCIIIREKCQKSYLVVNKYKVAVINKCLSKPVNPTAKNWEIITMKDSKRRQSLSSSVDSEAEEPEYQEEAEGALPVLCDRSHLLDDQHLEKLAAHMPARTQGYPWQLVYSTSIHGSSLKTIYRNTTSLDSPVLLVIKDMHNKVFGAFSSDPFKVSKYCYGTGETFLFSFNSDFQVYRWSGENSYFVSGNLESLQIGGGGGGFGLWLDADLYHGSSFSCPTFRNASLSTQEDFIIKDLEVWTVGT, translated from the exons ATGCGGGGTCCTGAACATGGTGATGTTATCTGGAGTTTAATCACACG GGTTGACCACCTCTACACCTTCTTTGTACAGTGGTCCCCAGAAATCTACACTAAGGGCAACAAGAAGCACTACCAGCCCTGTATCATCATCAGAGAGAAATGTCAGAAGTCGTATCTGGTAGTGAATAAGTACAAGGTGGCTGTGATCAACAAGTGCCTCAGTAAACCTGTCAACCCCACAGCTAAAAACTGGGAG ATCATCACAATGAAGGACTCCAAGCGGCGCCAGAGTCTGAGTAGCTCGGTGGACTCTGAGGCAGAGGAGCCCGAGTACCAGGAGGAAGCTGAAGGTGCCCTCCCTGTCCTCTGTGACCGCAGCCACCTGCTGGATGACCAACACCTGGAGAAA CTTGCTGCTCACATGCCAGCAAGGACCCAGGGCTATCCTTGGCAACTGGTCTACAGCACATCCATCCATGGGAGCAGTCTGAAGACTATCTACAGGAACACGACAAGCCTGGACAGCCCTGTGCTGCTGGTCATCAAAGACATGCATAATAAG GTGTTTGGGGCGTTTTCTTCTGATCCATTCAAAGTCAGTAAATACTGCTATGGCACAGGGGAAACCTTTCTGTTCAGCTTCAACTCTGACTTCCAG GTATACAGGTGGAGCGGCGAGAACTCCTACTTTGTGAGCGGCAACTTGGAATCTCTGCAGATTGGTGGAGGGGG GGGCGGATTTGGCCTGTGGCTGGACGCTGATCTGTACCATGGTTCAAGCTTCTCCTGTCCCACATTCCGCAATGCGTCGCTCTCCACACAGGAAGACTTCATTATAAAAGACCTCGAAGTCTGGACTGTGGGAACTTAA